A part of bacterium genomic DNA contains:
- the acd gene encoding glutaryl-CoA dehydrogenase Acd produces MDFQLSEEHRAIQEMARKFAETEIAPFADKWDEEHFFPRDLVLKMGELGFYGCIIPEEYGGTNSGFLAMSIITEEIARASSSLRVTFNMQSCGTAYTIYRYGSELLKKKYIEKLISGEWLGCFGITEPNAGSDVLAMKTTAIDKGDHFLVNGSKTWITNAHVADVCILYAYHDRDAGSKGLSALVVELKNSKGVTTRPLDKMGTRSSPTGEIILEDVRVPKENLLGNLGDGVKIVFSSLNQTRLSCAAGGVGLAQACLEAAIKYCGEREQFGQPVGQFQMNQEMIANMAVEVEAARLLTYKAAWQKDQGQLGNTLETSYAKYFAGEVVVRAAHSAMKILGAYGYSTEYPVARFYRDAVLYQIVEGTANVQKMIIALDRLGIRKANK; encoded by the coding sequence ATGGATTTTCAACTCAGCGAGGAGCACCGAGCGATTCAGGAAATGGCCCGTAAGTTTGCGGAGACCGAGATAGCCCCTTTTGCAGACAAATGGGACGAAGAGCATTTCTTCCCCAGGGATCTGGTTCTCAAGATGGGAGAACTGGGTTTTTACGGCTGCATAATACCTGAGGAATACGGAGGCACCAATTCAGGGTTTCTGGCCATGAGCATAATTACAGAGGAAATTGCCCGCGCCAGCAGCTCCCTTAGGGTTACCTTCAACATGCAAAGCTGTGGAACAGCCTACACCATTTACAGATATGGCAGCGAATTGCTCAAGAAGAAGTATATAGAAAAGCTCATATCCGGAGAATGGCTGGGCTGTTTCGGCATAACAGAACCCAATGCCGGCTCTGATGTGCTGGCCATGAAGACCACGGCCATTGACAAAGGCGATCATTTCCTGGTCAACGGCTCCAAGACCTGGATAACCAATGCCCATGTGGCTGATGTCTGCATACTTTACGCCTATCATGATAGGGATGCAGGAAGCAAGGGCCTCTCGGCCCTGGTGGTGGAGCTCAAGAACTCCAAGGGGGTTACCACCCGGCCCCTGGACAAGATGGGAACTCGCTCTTCTCCCACAGGGGAGATCATCCTGGAGGATGTGAGGGTGCCTAAGGAGAACCTCTTGGGGAATCTGGGAGATGGGGTAAAAATAGTATTCTCCTCCTTGAATCAAACTCGTCTTTCCTGTGCAGCAGGAGGGGTGGGGCTTGCACAGGCTTGCCTGGAGGCTGCTATCAAGTATTGTGGTGAGAGGGAACAGTTCGGCCAGCCTGTGGGACAGTTCCAGATGAATCAGGAGATGATAGCCAACATGGCAGTGGAGGTGGAGGCCGCCAGACTCCTTACTTACAAAGCCGCATGGCAAAAGGATCAGGGGCAGCTAGGCAACACTCTGGAGACCTCTTATGCCAAGTACTTTGCAGGGGAAGTGGTGGTAAGGGCAGCCCACTCGGCCATGAAGATTCTTGGAGCATACGGTTACTCCACAGAATATCCGGTGGCCCGCTTTTACAGGGATGCTGTGCTTTACCAGATAGTGGAGGGAACCGCCAATGTACAGAAGATGATCATAGCTTTGGACCGGCTGGGCATAAGAAAGGCCAACAAATAG
- a CDS encoding FAD-dependent oxidoreductase — protein sequence MSKRYVIVGAGVAGATACQAIREMDGDGEILLFTEETYPFYSRMRLPEVVSAKVEPERLILKGSAWLEEKRIHFHPGEAVQQISLSPLRVISHKGDYPADKVLLATGGYSFVPPIPGAQLMGVFCLRTMADAISIRTQASMAKKALLIGGGVLGLELGNALRLRGVQVAVVEVFQRLLPRQTDPKASEILKMSMEDMGFRFYLGVQPKEILGEGGKASALLLADGQCLEADMFLISAGVRPRLELAKNAGISTDKAILVNDRMETSIPCIYAAGDCVQHRGVYYGIWPAAEQQGHVAGTNMAGGQASYTGTLISNQLKVLGIDLLAAGEIDPEGLLESEVMSDPARNVYRKIVYDGDRIVGAILLGDLSGHKKILAAIQEGSLLGLTKGSVLKELK from the coding sequence ATGAGCAAAAGATATGTAATAGTAGGAGCCGGAGTGGCCGGAGCCACAGCCTGCCAGGCCATTCGAGAGATGGATGGGGATGGGGAAATATTGCTTTTTACGGAGGAAACCTATCCATTTTACAGCCGCATGAGGCTTCCCGAAGTGGTGTCCGCCAAGGTAGAGCCCGAGCGTTTGATTCTCAAGGGATCAGCCTGGCTGGAAGAGAAGAGGATCCATTTTCACCCAGGAGAAGCAGTCCAGCAGATTAGCCTGAGTCCTCTTAGGGTAATCTCCCACAAGGGGGATTATCCGGCTGACAAGGTTCTGCTGGCCACCGGAGGCTATAGCTTTGTTCCCCCTATACCGGGTGCCCAGCTCATGGGAGTCTTCTGTCTGCGCACCATGGCCGACGCCATAAGTATTCGTACCCAGGCTTCCATGGCCAAGAAGGCCTTGCTCATAGGAGGAGGAGTCTTGGGTTTGGAACTGGGAAACGCCCTCAGGTTAAGGGGCGTGCAGGTTGCTGTGGTGGAGGTTTTTCAAAGGCTTCTGCCCAGGCAAACTGATCCCAAGGCCTCTGAAATACTTAAGATGAGCATGGAAGACATGGGCTTCAGATTCTACCTGGGAGTTCAGCCCAAGGAGATCCTGGGAGAGGGTGGAAAAGCCTCTGCCCTTTTGCTGGCAGATGGGCAATGCCTGGAAGCAGACATGTTCCTGATTTCCGCAGGAGTCAGACCTAGGCTAGAGCTGGCCAAGAATGCCGGTATCTCAACGGACAAAGCGATTCTGGTCAATGACAGGATGGAGACTTCCATCCCATGCATATACGCAGCGGGTGACTGTGTGCAGCATCGAGGAGTTTATTATGGAATCTGGCCGGCAGCAGAGCAGCAAGGTCATGTGGCTGGCACAAATATGGCCGGCGGACAGGCCTCTTATACCGGAACCCTCATCAGCAACCAGCTAAAGGTACTGGGCATAGATCTTTTGGCAGCAGGGGAAATCGACCCAGAAGGCCTGCTGGAATCAGAGGTCATGTCTGATCCAGCCAGGAATGTGTACAGGAAGATAGTGTACGATGGAGACAGGATCGTAGGAGCAATCCTCTTGGGGGACCTCTCGGGTCACAAAAAGATTCTTGCTGCCATCCAAGAAGGTAGCCTCTTGGGGCTGACCAAGGGCTCTGTTCTAAAGGAGCTTAAGTAG
- a CDS encoding CBS domain-containing protein — protein MKVKDIMAKEVATLRVDDELSLAEDIMHLGRIRHLPVMEGEVLRGIISERDLYKASLASAIDYDPHVKKSYMKTVVIREVMKTELVTIAPEAEIREAGRLMLQHKIGCLPVIQDGRMVGLLTETDVLRYYVERDSP, from the coding sequence ATGAAAGTAAAGGACATAATGGCCAAAGAAGTGGCCACCCTGAGGGTGGACGACGAACTGAGTCTGGCTGAGGACATAATGCATTTGGGTCGCATCCGCCACCTGCCGGTAATGGAGGGAGAAGTACTGAGAGGAATCATAAGCGAGCGGGATCTATACAAGGCTTCACTGGCTTCGGCCATAGATTACGATCCCCACGTAAAGAAAAGCTATATGAAGACAGTGGTGATCCGGGAGGTCATGAAAACAGAGCTGGTCACCATAGCTCCAGAGGCGGAAATAAGAGAGGCTGGCAGGCTCATGCTCCAACACAAGATAGGTTGTCTGCCAGTTATCCAAGACGGCCGTATGGTAGGCTTGCTGACAGAGACCGATGTGCTTCGCTATTACGTGGAGAGGGATTCCCCTTGA
- a CDS encoding acetyl-CoA carboxylase biotin carboxyl carrier protein subunit, with translation MSTEITAPMAGKIIEVKVKVGDSVQEDDELFTLEAMKMEMPIVATSGGTVKEIKVEAGQAVEGDQVLAVLD, from the coding sequence TTGAGCACTGAGATTACTGCACCCATGGCGGGCAAGATCATCGAGGTAAAGGTCAAGGTAGGGGATTCGGTCCAGGAGGATGATGAGCTTTTCACCCTGGAGGCCATGAAAATGGAAATGCCCATAGTGGCCACATCAGGGGGCACGGTAAAGGAGATAAAGGTGGAGGCTGGCCAGGCCGTGGAAGGCGACCAGGTGCTGGCTGTTCTAGATTGA
- a CDS encoding ferritin family protein, which produces MTFESLKDVIQFAIRKEHDARELYLMFKNMVKDPGAKTLLQELADQELGHRNLLQKALDEGGIENLVGRQSVQDLGISDAFVADPIGPQSSPQDIMIFAMKNEQASYYLYRVMGDNYGGTPLASLFSRLAQEELHHKQTLERQYEEHFMQWM; this is translated from the coding sequence ATGACCTTCGAGAGCTTAAAAGATGTGATCCAATTTGCCATTCGCAAAGAGCACGATGCCAGGGAGCTGTATCTCATGTTCAAGAACATGGTCAAGGATCCAGGAGCCAAGACCCTTTTGCAGGAACTGGCAGACCAGGAGCTGGGGCACAGAAACCTGCTCCAGAAAGCCCTTGATGAAGGAGGAATCGAGAACCTGGTGGGCAGGCAATCGGTGCAGGATCTGGGCATAAGCGACGCCTTTGTGGCAGATCCCATAGGCCCCCAGAGCTCTCCTCAGGACATAATGATTTTTGCCATGAAAAACGAGCAGGCCTCTTACTATCTTTACAGGGTCATGGGAGACAACTACGGTGGGACCCCTCTGGCTTCCCTTTTCTCGAGGCTGGCCCAGGAAGAGTTGCATCACAAACAGACCTTGGAGCGCCAGTACGAGGAGCACTTCATGCAGTGGATGTAA
- a CDS encoding ferritin family protein: MGAFFAKEILEAAVQVEKNGQRFYELMGQRAKGTPALEVFQSLARQEQQHLAQLREIAESLADPPETWEREEFSMYMAELADSHVFGKDGSGDKAAQEVTEDLAAVELGIRFEKDTLLFMEGLRSIVRKEDTKVVDKLLDWERQHLVELVRLKWQLTGKAKTRS, encoded by the coding sequence ATGGGAGCTTTTTTCGCCAAAGAGATCTTGGAGGCGGCTGTTCAGGTTGAAAAAAATGGTCAACGTTTCTATGAACTCATGGGGCAAAGGGCCAAGGGCACACCTGCCCTTGAGGTGTTCCAAAGTCTGGCCCGTCAGGAACAGCAACACCTGGCCCAGCTGAGGGAAATAGCAGAAAGCTTGGCAGACCCACCCGAGACCTGGGAAAGAGAGGAATTTTCCATGTACATGGCCGAGCTGGCCGATTCTCACGTATTTGGAAAGGATGGTTCAGGGGACAAGGCAGCTCAGGAGGTGACCGAAGATCTGGCGGCAGTGGAATTGGGTATCCGCTTCGAGAAAGACACCCTGCTATTCATGGAGGGCTTGAGAAGCATAGTTAGGAAGGAAGACACAAAAGTAGTGGACAAGCTTCTGGATTGGGAAAGGCAACATCTGGTGGAGCTGGTACGGCTCAAGTGGCAGCTTACGGGAAAAGCCAAAACCAGATCTTGA
- the rlmN gene encoding 23S rRNA (adenine(2503)-C(2))-methyltransferase RlmN, producing MDHLDPKEPVILKELLPGELKDLLVGWGFKSFRAEQILKWIYVRNATDFQEMSDISKADRAALAKSCEIGSLRVLERTLASDGTQKLLLELQDGLSIETVIIPEEDHFTQCVSTQVGCNMGCVFCRTSSLRLRRHLRTWEIVDQVVTGRRLMEQGRIRNVVLMGMGEPLANYEAVLKAIKIMLEPKALDLSKRRVTLSTCGLIPELKKLVAEGLGIGLAISLNATTEAQRNMLMPINRKYSLAHLLETCRDLPLPPRNRITFEYVLLDRVNDSLEDAGRLVKLLKGIRCKVNLIPHNSYPGSAFKRPSDERILAFQKILSEHGLTCPIRWSHGSDIWAACGQLAGKSF from the coding sequence ATGGATCATCTAGACCCAAAGGAACCTGTCATCTTGAAGGAGCTTCTCCCTGGGGAATTAAAGGATCTGCTTGTGGGTTGGGGATTTAAGTCTTTCAGGGCAGAGCAGATCCTCAAGTGGATTTATGTGCGCAATGCCACGGATTTCCAGGAAATGAGCGACATCTCAAAGGCTGACAGGGCTGCCTTGGCAAAAAGCTGCGAGATAGGCAGTCTGAGGGTGTTGGAAAGAACCCTGGCCTCGGATGGTACTCAAAAATTGCTCTTGGAGCTTCAAGACGGCCTCAGCATTGAGACGGTCATAATCCCCGAGGAGGACCATTTTACCCAGTGTGTCTCCACGCAAGTGGGCTGCAACATGGGATGTGTTTTTTGCAGGACATCCAGCCTCCGCCTAAGACGCCACCTCAGGACATGGGAGATAGTGGATCAGGTTGTAACAGGTAGAAGACTTATGGAACAGGGCCGCATCCGTAATGTGGTTCTCATGGGAATGGGTGAGCCTTTGGCCAACTACGAGGCAGTCCTCAAGGCAATCAAGATCATGCTGGAGCCCAAGGCACTGGATCTGTCCAAGAGGCGTGTAACCCTCTCTACCTGCGGATTGATTCCGGAGCTGAAGAAACTGGTTGCAGAGGGCCTGGGCATAGGGCTTGCCATCTCCCTCAATGCCACCACCGAGGCTCAAAGAAACATGTTGATGCCCATCAACAGGAAATACTCTCTGGCACATCTGCTTGAAACCTGTAGAGATCTGCCCCTGCCTCCCAGAAACAGGATCACCTTCGAGTATGTGTTACTGGACAGGGTGAACGACTCCCTGGAAGATGCCGGAAGGCTGGTCAAACTGCTAAAGGGTATCAGATGCAAGGTGAACTTGATTCCCCACAATTCGTACCCTGGATCTGCCTTCAAGCGCCCCTCTGATGAAAGGATCCTGGCCTTCCAGAAAATCCTCTCTGAGCATGGCCTGACCTGTCCCATCCGCTGGAGTCATGGTAGCGACATCTGGGCCGCCTGTGGGCAACTTGCTGGCAAGAGTTTTTAA
- a CDS encoding dihydrodipicolinate synthase family protein: MKQFHGVAPPVATPFRGEELAEDWLAENLVRYSATGLSGVVVLGSNGEAVHLSKEEKLRVIEIARENLAQHMWLMVGAGEATTHATVKMAKDAGSIGADAVLVAPPFYYKESMKTQVLQEHYKTVADESPIPVFLYNVPQFTGLNMEPSLVAALAEHPNIKGIKDSSGNISQLTEILRCSPEGFSVFVGSALVFLPALSIGAHGGILAAANVLPGPFVELREKFLKGQLEQARKLQWSLMAISRAVTGGYGIGGLKAAMDIVGYRGGDPRLPLKRPGMDGITHLRELLRPWLEAQEKKL, from the coding sequence ATGAAGCAATTCCATGGAGTGGCTCCCCCTGTGGCCACCCCCTTCAGAGGGGAAGAGCTGGCAGAGGACTGGTTGGCTGAAAACCTGGTGCGCTATAGCGCTACAGGCCTTTCAGGTGTGGTGGTTTTGGGCTCCAATGGTGAGGCGGTGCACTTGAGTAAGGAGGAAAAGCTAAGGGTCATAGAGATAGCTCGGGAGAATCTGGCCCAACACATGTGGCTGATGGTGGGGGCAGGGGAGGCCACCACCCATGCTACTGTGAAGATGGCCAAGGATGCGGGATCCATTGGAGCCGATGCTGTGCTGGTGGCCCCACCTTTTTACTACAAGGAGTCTATGAAGACCCAGGTCTTGCAGGAGCACTACAAGACAGTGGCTGATGAGTCCCCCATCCCGGTGTTTCTGTACAATGTGCCTCAGTTCACAGGATTGAACATGGAACCCTCTTTGGTGGCTGCCCTGGCCGAGCATCCCAATATCAAGGGAATAAAGGATTCCTCAGGCAACATATCTCAGTTGACAGAGATCTTGAGGTGCAGCCCAGAGGGCTTCAGCGTATTTGTAGGCTCTGCATTGGTTTTTTTGCCTGCCCTTAGCATTGGGGCCCACGGGGGCATACTGGCTGCAGCCAATGTTCTTCCAGGGCCTTTCGTGGAGCTTCGAGAGAAGTTTCTCAAGGGGCAACTGGAGCAGGCCCGCAAACTTCAATGGTCTCTGATGGCCATCTCCAGGGCTGTCACTGGTGGCTACGGCATAGGGGGCCTGAAAGCGGCCATGGACATAGTGGGTTACCGAGGTGGAGATCCACGCCTTCCCCTAAAGAGGCCTGGGATGGATGGCATCACACATCTCAGGGAACTGTTGAGACCATGGCTGGAGGCTCAAGAGAAAAAACTGTAG
- a CDS encoding carboxyl transferase domain-containing protein, whose product MRPYFEKMSEFGKPLSEAQIRKSEESVRQIKEVEKDLAQRIQRVKEAGLPAEKLNARGEWTVYQRLDYLLDPGTWCPLHTLFDPMDEESGTTGVVDGLGKISGKWAVVIGFDNKVWAGAWIAGQAENILRVTDLAKRLHVPLVWLVNCSGVKLPEQEKVYANRRGNGTPFFRHAELEKMGIPVLAGIWGTNPAGGGYQGISPTYLIAHKNANIAVGGGGIVSGMSPKGFFDLEGAEQIIEATRKYKEVPPGRVEIHHGATGFFREVYDTEEGVLDALKEHMRDMPAYNPRFFRVAEPAEPRFSPEEIQHIVPFNQKAAYSLEEVLARLTDNSEHMEFRPDYGPEVYTGLAKVDGYLVGLIGNRQGFLPKGYPEYAPYPGIGGKLYRQGLIKMNEFVTLCGRDRIPIIWFQDTSGIDVGDLAEKAELLGLGQSLIYSIEQTDVPMMLVVLRKGTAAAHYIMGGPNANNHNAFTLGTPTTEIYVMHGETAAVASYSRRLVKEKDAGRPLEPIIEKMNELARHYYEKSRPAYCAKMGFVDEVVSFADIRRYMVAFTGCAYQNPKSFCPHHHMMLPRIIKG is encoded by the coding sequence ATGCGGCCTTATTTTGAAAAGATGTCTGAGTTTGGCAAACCTCTTAGCGAGGCTCAGATCAGAAAGAGCGAGGAAAGCGTCAGGCAGATAAAAGAGGTGGAGAAGGATCTTGCCCAGAGGATTCAAAGGGTCAAAGAGGCGGGACTGCCAGCGGAAAAGCTCAATGCACGAGGCGAATGGACGGTTTACCAGCGTCTGGATTATCTTCTTGATCCAGGCACCTGGTGCCCCCTGCACACTCTCTTTGATCCCATGGACGAAGAATCCGGCACCACCGGAGTGGTGGACGGACTTGGCAAGATCAGCGGCAAGTGGGCTGTGGTAATAGGCTTTGACAACAAGGTCTGGGCAGGGGCCTGGATAGCCGGGCAGGCTGAGAACATCCTAAGGGTCACGGATCTGGCCAAGCGTCTTCATGTACCCCTTGTGTGGTTGGTCAACTGTAGCGGAGTCAAGCTTCCAGAACAAGAAAAGGTTTATGCCAACAGAAGGGGAAACGGCACTCCTTTTTTCCGCCATGCCGAGCTAGAAAAGATGGGCATCCCTGTGCTGGCAGGAATCTGGGGCACCAACCCGGCTGGAGGCGGCTATCAGGGCATCAGCCCCACTTACCTCATTGCACACAAAAACGCCAATATAGCCGTTGGAGGAGGCGGCATAGTAAGCGGCATGAGCCCCAAGGGCTTCTTTGACCTGGAGGGGGCCGAGCAAATCATAGAGGCCACCCGCAAGTACAAAGAGGTGCCCCCAGGCAGGGTAGAAATCCATCATGGCGCCACAGGTTTTTTTAGGGAAGTGTACGACACCGAAGAGGGAGTCCTGGATGCCCTAAAGGAGCACATGAGGGATATGCCCGCTTATAATCCTCGTTTTTTCAGGGTTGCCGAGCCGGCTGAGCCCAGGTTTTCCCCTGAAGAGATTCAGCACATAGTCCCTTTCAATCAGAAGGCTGCTTACAGCCTGGAAGAGGTGCTGGCAAGGCTCACGGACAACAGCGAACACATGGAGTTCAGACCCGATTACGGCCCCGAGGTATATACCGGGCTGGCCAAGGTGGATGGCTACCTGGTGGGACTCATAGGAAATCGCCAGGGATTCCTGCCCAAAGGATACCCGGAGTACGCACCTTATCCCGGCATAGGAGGAAAGCTCTACCGCCAGGGTTTGATAAAAATGAATGAGTTTGTGACCCTGTGTGGAAGGGACAGGATCCCCATCATATGGTTTCAAGACACAAGCGGAATAGATGTGGGAGACCTTGCCGAGAAAGCCGAGCTGCTGGGATTAGGACAGTCCCTCATATATTCCATAGAGCAGACCGATGTGCCCATGATGCTTGTGGTCTTGAGAAAGGGTACAGCTGCCGCGCACTATATAATGGGAGGTCCCAATGCCAACAATCACAATGCCTTCACCCTGGGCACCCCTACCACAGAAATCTACGTGATGCATGGCGAAACTGCTGCTGTGGCCAGTTATTCCAGGCGGCTGGTCAAGGAGAAAGACGCAGGCAGGCCCCTGGAGCCTATAATTGAGAAGATGAACGAGCTGGCCAGGCATTATTATGAAAAATCACGCCCTGCTTATTGCGCCAAGATGGGATTTGTGGACGAGGTGGTGTCCTTTGCGGATATCCGCAGGTACATGGTGGCTTTTACAGGTTGTGCGTACCAGAATCCCAAGTCGTTCTGCCCTCATCACCACATGATGCTGCCCAGGATAATAAAGGGCTAA
- a CDS encoding glycosyltransferase, translating to MNRISVVIPTYNRAHMLGEAVESALGQSLEPAEILVVDDGSTDLTPEILSSFGNKIRYLKGPNRGVSSARNKGWRCAEGEWIAFLDSDDLWLPNKLERQMKALAQCPEIPLCYTDEIWIRHGKRVNPCKHHAKYSGWIFQNCLPRCIISPSSALIRKEILEELGGFDEQLPVCEDYDLWLRLTSRYHVLFLQEKLILKRGGHQDQLSRSYWGMDRFRIRVLVKLLQDPTLGEENRKCALLELKKKCAIYAHGARKRGRGDEADFYERLASKPFETDLERWPLFF from the coding sequence ATGAACAGAATCTCTGTGGTCATACCCACATACAACAGGGCTCATATGCTCGGGGAAGCTGTGGAGTCAGCTCTGGGCCAGAGCCTTGAGCCCGCGGAGATACTGGTTGTGGATGACGGCTCCACAGACCTGACGCCAGAGATCCTCAGTTCTTTCGGCAACAAAATACGCTACTTGAAAGGACCCAACCGTGGTGTAAGCAGTGCACGAAACAAGGGATGGCGTTGTGCTGAAGGTGAATGGATAGCCTTTTTGGATTCAGACGACCTTTGGCTCCCCAACAAGCTGGAGCGGCAAATGAAGGCCTTGGCACAGTGCCCCGAAATACCGCTTTGTTACACAGACGAGATATGGATCCGCCACGGCAAGAGGGTCAATCCTTGCAAACACCACGCTAAGTACTCTGGTTGGATCTTCCAGAATTGCCTTCCCAGGTGCATCATCAGCCCTTCCTCGGCCTTGATTCGCAAAGAGATCCTGGAGGAACTGGGGGGATTCGATGAGCAGCTCCCGGTCTGCGAGGATTATGACCTCTGGCTCAGGTTGACCTCCAGGTATCATGTGCTGTTTCTGCAAGAAAAACTCATCCTCAAACGGGGAGGCCACCAGGACCAGCTCTCCAGGAGCTATTGGGGCATGGATCGTTTCCGCATAAGAGTCCTGGTAAAGCTCCTCCAAGACCCCACCTTGGGGGAGGAAAACAGAAAATGCGCTTTGCTGGAGCTTAAGAAGAAGTGTGCCATCTATGCTCATGGCGCCCGCAAGAGGGGTAGAGGGGACGAGGCTGATTTTTACGAGAGGCTGGCATCCAAACCCTTTGAAACAGATCTCGAAAGATGGCCTCTTTTTTTCTGA
- a CDS encoding rubredoxin: MDKYECQVCGYVYDPAVGDPENGVAPGTPFENLPTDWVCPVCGAAKDQFQKA; the protein is encoded by the coding sequence ATGGACAAGTATGAGTGTCAGGTTTGTGGCTATGTGTATGACCCGGCGGTAGGGGATCCTGAGAACGGAGTCGCCCCTGGCACACCCTTCGAAAACCTTCCAACAGATTGGGTATGTCCCGTCTGCGGTGCCGCAAAGGACCAATTTCAAAAAGCTTAA